One Nitrosomonas sp. PY1 DNA window includes the following coding sequences:
- a CDS encoding DoxX family protein yields MNLPFQSDTFGKLTLRLTVGFLMLFHGVHKLFNPSSLDFIGKRLADMNLPQVLAYGVYVGEVIAPLMIILGVFSRLGGLFVVGNMIFAIMLAHRDQLYSLTDHGGHALELQVFFLLTGLVVFFLGSGRFAVKPD; encoded by the coding sequence ATGAATCTTCCGTTCCAGAGCGATACGTTCGGAAAACTAACTTTACGTCTTACCGTAGGGTTCTTGATGTTATTTCATGGCGTACATAAGCTATTCAATCCGTCCTCGCTTGATTTTATCGGTAAACGACTTGCTGATATGAATCTACCCCAAGTTTTGGCCTACGGGGTTTACGTTGGGGAGGTCATTGCACCGCTTATGATCATTCTTGGAGTATTTTCTCGGCTCGGTGGCTTATTTGTTGTTGGCAACATGATATTTGCAATAATGCTTGCACACCGCGATCAATTATATTCATTAACCGATCATGGCGGGCATGCACTGGAACTCCAGGTCTTTTTCTTACTGACAGGGCTTGTCGTATTTTTTCTTGGAAGCGGTCGATTTGCTGTTAAACCTGATTAA
- the corA gene encoding magnesium/cobalt transporter CorA — protein MNDIPLGVPPTDRPARKRIFKSAAEKAGLPPGALVHVGKEHELSCKISVTQYSKDTLIQREIYSITELEQFKNEQLITWLNVDGLSDIDTIESIGQFLSIHPLVLEDILSTHQRPKIEEYDNFLYLVIKDIEIGSNQEFGLQYEQISVLLLANFVITFKEKTDDTFTPVYGHLKNRNSRIRQYGSDYLAYVIIDTIVDKYFAIEEYLDEMLGPLENNIFFNSDTNFLQTIQQIKRNLIFMRRNIAPVRELLAAVQRSGSDLIHEKTFRYFGDVYDHVLRVMDSLDSFRDRVSDMHDIYLSNISNKMNETIKILTIFTSIFIPLTFVAGVYGMNFEHMPELKWRWGYPAIWVIFIFLGIVMFTFFRKKKWI, from the coding sequence ATGAATGATATTCCTCTTGGCGTACCCCCAACCGATCGACCGGCTCGTAAAAGAATTTTCAAAAGCGCCGCAGAAAAAGCCGGATTGCCACCTGGTGCCCTGGTTCATGTCGGCAAGGAGCATGAGTTAAGTTGTAAAATATCTGTCACGCAATATTCCAAAGATACCCTGATACAACGTGAAATTTATTCGATTACGGAATTAGAGCAATTTAAAAATGAGCAGTTGATCACTTGGCTCAACGTAGATGGTCTAAGCGACATAGATACAATCGAAAGCATCGGACAGTTTCTTAGTATTCACCCGCTTGTACTCGAAGATATTTTAAGCACACATCAACGCCCCAAGATAGAAGAATACGATAATTTCTTGTATCTTGTTATCAAAGATATTGAAATAGGCTCTAATCAGGAATTTGGCTTGCAATATGAACAGATTAGCGTGCTTTTATTAGCTAATTTCGTGATTACTTTCAAAGAAAAGACAGACGATACATTTACACCGGTATACGGGCATTTAAAAAACCGGAATAGCCGCATCCGGCAGTACGGTAGCGATTACTTAGCTTATGTCATTATTGATACCATCGTCGATAAATATTTTGCTATCGAAGAATATCTGGATGAAATGCTAGGGCCGCTGGAAAACAATATTTTTTTTAACTCGGATACAAATTTCTTACAGACCATTCAGCAAATTAAGCGAAACCTGATTTTTATGCGCCGTAACATTGCGCCTGTGCGGGAATTATTGGCCGCAGTGCAACGCTCGGGTTCCGATTTGATTCACGAAAAGACCTTTCGCTACTTTGGCGATGTGTACGATCATGTACTACGTGTTATGGATTCACTAGATTCTTTTCGCGATAGAGTTTCTGACATGCATGATATCTACTTATCCAATATCAGTAACAAAATGAACGAAACCATCAAGATTTTGACTATTTTTACTTCAATTTTTATACCGTTGACTTTTGTGGCCGGCGTATATGGCATGAATTTCGAGCACATGCCAGAACTGAAATGGCGCTGGGGTTATCCAGCCATTTGGGTAATTTTCATTTTCCTTGGTATTGTCATGTTCACTTTTTTTAGAAAAAAGAAATGGATATAA
- a CDS encoding circularly permuted type 2 ATP-grasp protein translates to MAIRWGSYKVKNLYDELLRATGRPRPAAQALCDYLRSLKDSEIEEHKVAAESAIHVMGVTFTVYTEEEGSIDRVWPFDIIPRIIDRREWQQVEAGLKQRVQALNLFIDDLYHQQKIVKDGIFPAELLEDSKNFRPECIGVKAPLGIWAHICGSDLIRDKDGTFYVLEDNLRIPSGVSYMLENRLVMKRLFSELFENYNILPVDDYPSQLYDTLTALSPRPGDQPEIVVLTPGIYNSAYFEHAYLAQQMGVELVQGSDLTVEDDIVYMRTIEGLTRVDVIYRRIDDLFLDPEVFNPDSVLGVPGLMRAWKSGKVALANAPGAGVADDKVVYAFVPEIIKYYLDQDAILPNVPTYKCINKLERQYVIENIHEMVVKPANESGGYGMLIGPQASKDECEKFVRLIRRDPRNYVAQPMLTLSTAPTLIDLHVEPRHLDLRPFILSGETINVTNGGLTRVALRKGSTIVNSSQGGGSKDTWVVDMEAI, encoded by the coding sequence ATGGCTATTCGCTGGGGAAGTTATAAAGTCAAGAATCTATATGACGAATTGTTGCGTGCTACAGGACGACCACGTCCGGCTGCTCAGGCGTTGTGCGATTATTTACGGTCATTGAAAGATTCTGAAATCGAAGAACATAAAGTAGCTGCGGAATCCGCTATCCATGTGATGGGTGTTACATTTACCGTATACACCGAAGAAGAAGGTTCCATTGATCGTGTTTGGCCTTTCGATATTATTCCGCGCATTATTGATAGGCGCGAATGGCAACAAGTTGAAGCTGGTCTCAAGCAGCGTGTTCAAGCGTTAAACCTGTTTATCGATGATCTATATCATCAGCAGAAAATCGTCAAAGATGGTATTTTTCCGGCTGAGTTGCTCGAGGATTCCAAAAATTTCCGTCCTGAGTGTATTGGAGTCAAAGCACCGCTCGGGATCTGGGCGCATATTTGCGGTTCCGATTTAATACGCGATAAAGATGGTACATTCTATGTGCTTGAAGACAACCTGCGCATACCTTCTGGGGTTTCTTACATGCTTGAGAATCGGCTGGTAATGAAGCGGTTGTTTTCAGAGTTGTTCGAAAACTACAACATTTTGCCGGTAGACGATTATCCATCGCAATTGTACGACACACTGACGGCGTTATCGCCGCGCCCCGGCGATCAACCTGAAATTGTTGTGTTAACACCTGGGATTTACAATTCGGCATATTTTGAACACGCTTACCTAGCACAGCAAATGGGTGTGGAGCTGGTTCAAGGAAGTGATTTGACTGTCGAGGACGATATCGTATACATGCGTACGATTGAAGGATTGACCCGCGTAGATGTTATTTACCGGCGCATTGATGATTTATTCCTCGATCCTGAAGTGTTTAATCCAGATTCTGTGCTTGGTGTTCCTGGTCTGATGCGTGCTTGGAAGTCCGGTAAAGTGGCATTGGCCAATGCTCCTGGTGCGGGCGTGGCGGATGATAAGGTGGTCTACGCTTTTGTGCCAGAAATCATTAAGTATTACCTCGACCAGGATGCAATCCTACCCAATGTCCCGACCTATAAATGTATCAACAAACTGGAACGTCAGTATGTAATCGAAAACATTCACGAAATGGTCGTAAAGCCAGCTAATGAATCGGGTGGTTACGGAATGTTGATTGGTCCACAAGCCAGCAAAGATGAGTGTGAAAAATTTGTCCGCTTGATTCGGCGTGACCCTAGAAACTATGTTGCGCAACCGATGCTAACGTTATCGACCGCACCAACGTTGATCGATTTGCATGTTGAACCGCGTCATCTGGATTTGCGTCCATTCATTCTCAGCGGTGAAACGATTAATGTAACGAATGGCGGTTTGACGCGCGTCGCATTGCGTAAGGGTTCCACGATAGTCAATTCTTCTCAGGGTGGAGGCAGTAAGGATACCTGGGTCGTTGATATGGAGGCGATATGA
- a CDS encoding putative zinc-binding metallopeptidase, translating into MKTFRCDCGSSLYFENSQCLACGRVIGYLPDAQQLSALEPLDKNNWLALLNRKSYRQCSNYSGYQVCNWMVSDSDSNNLCISCRLNNVIPNLSEPQNIMLWYRAEQAKRRLLYTLFSLNLSVVGREQDPRKGLCFEFLQDGVQHGEFDNNVGESQHIVVTGHYSGKITINMREAEHGARIEMREKMNERYRTLLGHFRHESGHYYWEHLIHGTDKIDSFRELFGDERIDYQSALSGYYEHGPPPAWQDVWISPYASAHSWEDWAETWAHYLHMVDTVETAHDFGFSIHGSDISAAPSAGMQMSEGYFTPTVFDVLLDDWRRLSVALNALNRSMGLDDAYPFVICEAVLNKLQYIHQIVTEASRQSSLVFAPSQTGEAD; encoded by the coding sequence TTGAAAACGTTTCGATGCGATTGTGGCAGCAGTTTGTATTTTGAAAATAGTCAATGTCTGGCATGCGGTCGTGTGATTGGATATTTACCTGATGCACAGCAATTAAGTGCTTTAGAACCATTAGACAAAAATAATTGGTTGGCTTTGCTGAATCGTAAGTCTTATCGTCAGTGCAGCAATTACAGTGGTTATCAGGTATGTAACTGGATGGTATCCGATAGCGACAGTAATAATCTCTGTATTTCCTGTCGTCTGAATAACGTTATTCCGAATCTGAGTGAACCGCAGAATATTATGCTTTGGTATCGCGCCGAACAAGCCAAGCGCCGGCTGCTTTACACATTATTTAGTTTGAATCTTTCTGTGGTTGGTCGTGAGCAAGATCCACGCAAAGGATTGTGTTTTGAGTTTTTGCAAGATGGAGTGCAACATGGAGAATTCGATAACAACGTAGGAGAAAGCCAGCACATTGTCGTAACCGGGCATTATTCAGGTAAGATCACAATTAATATGCGTGAGGCTGAGCACGGAGCGCGCATCGAAATGCGCGAAAAAATGAATGAGCGTTATCGCACTTTGCTTGGGCATTTTCGTCATGAGTCCGGTCACTATTACTGGGAACATTTAATTCATGGCACGGATAAAATAGATAGTTTCCGAGAGTTGTTCGGCGATGAGCGAATCGATTACCAGTCAGCATTAAGCGGTTACTACGAACACGGGCCGCCACCGGCATGGCAGGACGTCTGGATCAGTCCATATGCCAGTGCGCACTCTTGGGAAGATTGGGCTGAAACATGGGCGCACTATCTGCATATGGTTGATACGGTTGAGACCGCGCACGATTTCGGTTTTAGTATTCATGGCAGCGATATCTCGGCGGCTCCAAGTGCTGGTATGCAAATGAGCGAGGGTTATTTTACGCCCACTGTTTTCGATGTTCTGCTTGATGATTGGCGTCGATTGTCGGTTGCATTGAATGCGCTGAATCGCAGCATGGGACTAGACGATGCGTATCCGTTCGTGATCTGCGAAGCAGTGCTGAATAAGTTACAGTATATTCATCAAATTGTAACCGAAGCTAGTCGTCAGTCATCGTTGGTTTTTGCTCCCAGTCAAACCGGGGAAGCCGATTAA
- a CDS encoding peptidase: MTYCLAISVNKGLIFASDSRTNAGVDYVTTYSKMHSFVWPGERICILLTAGNLATSQAVMNQIKVELDNKDIAMNLRKSNYLHEVARYVGQLLQAEQREHADAMKKSGNGNAEASIILGGQIEGMPPEIYLIYPQGNYISASLETPYLQIGENKYGKPILDRIITPTTSLEDAARCALVSLESTVRSNISVGPPLELAIYTVNSLSEPTRLKLTLNSPMYKSLQKRWNEGLQRVFNRLPRFDWEQKPTMTDD; the protein is encoded by the coding sequence ATGACATACTGTCTTGCGATCAGCGTTAACAAAGGATTAATCTTCGCTTCTGATTCAAGAACTAATGCTGGCGTTGATTACGTAACCACGTACAGCAAAATGCATTCTTTCGTCTGGCCAGGCGAGCGTATATGCATATTGCTCACTGCTGGAAATTTAGCGACTTCCCAGGCTGTTATGAATCAAATAAAGGTCGAACTCGATAATAAAGATATTGCCATGAATCTACGCAAAAGCAATTATCTGCATGAAGTGGCACGCTACGTCGGCCAATTGCTTCAAGCAGAACAACGGGAACACGCTGACGCCATGAAGAAAAGTGGGAATGGTAATGCTGAAGCCAGCATTATCCTCGGTGGACAAATTGAGGGGATGCCACCGGAAATTTACCTGATTTATCCGCAAGGTAATTATATTAGCGCATCGCTGGAAACGCCTTACCTGCAGATCGGTGAGAATAAATACGGAAAACCAATCCTAGATCGCATTATCACGCCTACCACATCGCTTGAAGATGCTGCACGATGTGCGTTGGTATCACTCGAATCAACAGTTCGCAGCAATATTTCTGTCGGACCACCGTTGGAACTAGCAATCTATACAGTCAATAGCCTATCAGAGCCGACTCGTTTGAAACTCACACTCAATTCACCCATGTACAAATCACTGCAAAAACGATGGAATGAAGGTTTGCAGCGTGTCTTTAATCGGCTTCCCCGGTTTGACTGGGAGCAAAAACCAACGATGACTGACGACTAG